From Acidobacteriota bacterium, one genomic window encodes:
- a CDS encoding ornithine cyclodeaminase family protein, whose amino-acid sequence MLYLSRADVEAVDLPMPDIIAALEAMFIEKGQGKVEMPPKPGIHTRKDAFIHAMPAYIPSLSAAGIKWVSGYPDNQAKGLPYITGLLILNDPDTGIPLSVMDATWITAKRTGAATAVAARQLARPDSATAGIIACGVQGRSNLEALAAVFDLRRVTAYDIHPEIARSFATEMGQRLQLEIEVVGTPKECVGADLVVTSGPILKNPEPVIEPGWLRRGAFASAVDFDSYWQGDALAEADKLATDDTEQLDYYRDQGYFRQTPRAHADLGEILAGRKPGREREDERTFCINLGIALDDMATAIIVYREARKLGLGRELPL is encoded by the coding sequence ATGCTCTATCTTTCCCGTGCCGATGTCGAAGCTGTTGACCTGCCCATGCCCGATATCATCGCTGCCCTGGAAGCCATGTTTATCGAGAAAGGGCAAGGGAAAGTCGAAATGCCGCCGAAACCTGGTATTCATACCCGAAAGGATGCCTTTATTCACGCCATGCCCGCCTACATTCCCAGCCTGTCGGCAGCCGGAATCAAGTGGGTTTCGGGTTATCCGGACAATCAGGCCAAGGGCCTGCCCTACATTACCGGGCTCCTGATTCTCAATGACCCCGATACGGGAATTCCCCTATCAGTGATGGATGCTACCTGGATTACCGCCAAGAGAACGGGCGCCGCGACTGCCGTTGCCGCCAGGCAGTTGGCCAGACCCGATAGCGCCACCGCGGGAATCATCGCCTGTGGCGTGCAGGGACGCAGCAATCTGGAAGCGCTGGCGGCAGTGTTCGATCTGCGTCGGGTGACGGCATACGATATCCATCCTGAGATTGCTCGGAGCTTTGCCACGGAGATGGGACAGCGGTTGCAGTTGGAGATCGAAGTGGTCGGCACGCCGAAGGAATGCGTGGGGGCCGACCTGGTGGTGACCAGTGGTCCCATCCTGAAGAATCCCGAGCCCGTGATTGAACCCGGATGGTTGCGCCGGGGAGCCTTTGCCAGCGCCGTCGACTTCGATTCCTATTGGCAAGGGGATGCCTTGGCCGAGGCCGACAAACTGGCGACCGACGACACTGAACAATTGGACTATTATCGCGACCAGGGCTACTTCAGGCAGACACCCCGGGCCCATGCCGACCTGGGAGAGATCCTGGCCGGCAGGAAACCCGGTCGGGAACGCGAGGACGAGCGAACGTTCTGCATCAACCTGGGAATCGCCCTGGATGACATGGCCACGGCGATCATTGTTTACCGGGAAGCCAGGAAGCTGGGCCTGGGGAGGGAGCTGCCGCTGTAG
- a CDS encoding TauD/TfdA family dioxygenase, with amino-acid sequence MLTEPILDDRAWTRQTVGEEFSWTAQLPPGWLDSAGQVASGLEKNPGQPITDLPIPPWNACRDWQSLRAILDRGRGFVVLDRIPVGQCSPSRARALFWLLGCEFGLPMTQDIAGTLLFDVKDKGYDVTRGGRFSGTTAESSFHTDNAFGQVIPDLVALLCLRPAVKGGESQLISALTLHNRLLSRHADLLPCLYQPFWFDRRGEFLPGESPISQSPIFSWASGELTVRYLHYYIEVGHQKAGRPLTRRQLRALEVLESLLRLPEFRVEFRLRAGQVLLTNNHWILHNRTAFEDSTRPPERRHYVRLWLSRRSRPTPGC; translated from the coding sequence GTGCTGACCGAACCGATCCTCGACGACCGAGCCTGGACACGCCAAACGGTCGGAGAAGAGTTCTCCTGGACAGCGCAGCTTCCACCAGGTTGGCTGGACTCTGCCGGCCAAGTGGCCTCCGGTCTCGAGAAGAATCCCGGCCAACCAATCACCGACTTGCCAATCCCACCATGGAATGCGTGCAGGGACTGGCAATCGCTGCGAGCCATCCTTGACCGAGGCCGAGGCTTTGTGGTGCTGGATCGCATTCCCGTGGGCCAGTGCTCGCCGAGCCGGGCCCGGGCGCTCTTCTGGCTATTGGGCTGCGAATTCGGTCTCCCCATGACCCAGGACATTGCCGGAACGCTTCTGTTCGATGTGAAAGACAAGGGATACGACGTCACCCGGGGTGGCCGCTTTTCCGGAACTACGGCAGAGAGCAGCTTTCACACGGACAACGCCTTCGGTCAGGTGATCCCCGACCTGGTTGCCTTGCTCTGCCTGCGACCGGCGGTCAAGGGGGGCGAGTCCCAGTTGATCAGTGCCCTCACGCTGCACAACCGCCTTCTCAGCCGGCACGCCGACCTGCTGCCCTGCCTCTATCAGCCTTTCTGGTTCGATCGCAGAGGAGAATTTCTCCCGGGTGAATCGCCCATCTCTCAGAGCCCCATTTTCTCTTGGGCATCCGGAGAGCTCACCGTTCGCTATCTGCACTACTACATTGAAGTCGGTCACCAAAAGGCCGGTCGCCCCCTCACTCGGCGCCAACTCCGCGCCCTGGAGGTCCTGGAGAGTCTGTTGAGGCTCCCCGAGTTCCGTGTCGAGTTCCGGCTGCGAGCAGGCCAGGTTCTTCTGACCAACAACCACTGGATTCTCCACAATCGCACCGCGTTCGAGGATTCGACCCGCCCTCCGGAACGCAGGCACTACGTCCGACTGTGGCTCTCAAGGAGAAGCCGGCCGACCCCGGGCTGCTAG
- a CDS encoding VWA domain-containing protein yields MLARMLDSRIHSCPARPAKVLLLVFLASCWLVPALWTYQADQPLSWNQLKHLIQQFQQGQVSEDRVLYLIAQRKVGFRVDKSARKALKQLGATRRILKAVARHAQVAPREPDAGGDPQPGPNSANPKQGQDGASGADDRYTLSVDVDLVNVNVVVTDTNGRYLTYLTKENFRIYEDRVEQQITHFSPVDTPFAVGLLLDTSNSTINKLTQIQDEAIRFIDQIHVDDDVLVISFDDEVHLDSDFTRSKPATERAIKGTRTGGSTQLYEAVYLALQQKLRPRPERKAMVLFTDGVDTASPTSTRSETIELAKEADTLIYPIFFDTRYDRGPMSRNRRPPSRRGGGTTGIPTGGGQVGLPTGGGTVGLPTGGGRVGLPVPSRRPTSRRRPPPSRDPRFPTGVGLGRSDAEYDQGREYLQQLAEVTGGTLYVSEGLRNLGDAFQEIAAELSSQYSLAYSPTNKKNDGRFRRIKIEIDLPNVIVRAKRGYYSRPF; encoded by the coding sequence ATGCTAGCTCGCATGCTCGACAGTCGTATTCACTCATGCCCGGCTCGGCCGGCCAAGGTCCTTCTGTTGGTCTTTCTTGCCAGCTGCTGGCTGGTTCCGGCCCTATGGACCTACCAGGCCGACCAGCCCCTCTCCTGGAACCAACTCAAGCACCTGATTCAGCAATTCCAGCAAGGACAGGTCTCCGAGGATCGGGTCCTTTACCTCATCGCGCAGCGCAAGGTCGGCTTCCGCGTCGACAAGTCGGCCAGGAAGGCCCTGAAACAACTGGGTGCCACCCGACGGATCCTGAAGGCCGTGGCCCGTCACGCACAGGTTGCTCCGAGGGAACCCGACGCCGGCGGCGACCCCCAACCCGGTCCCAATTCCGCTAACCCAAAGCAAGGCCAGGATGGGGCCAGCGGGGCCGATGATCGCTACACGCTCTCGGTGGACGTGGACCTGGTCAATGTCAACGTGGTGGTGACCGACACCAACGGTAGATACCTGACCTACCTGACGAAGGAAAACTTCCGGATCTACGAGGACAGGGTCGAGCAACAAATTACTCACTTCTCCCCGGTGGACACCCCCTTCGCCGTGGGACTGCTCCTGGACACCAGCAACAGCACCATTAACAAGTTGACACAGATCCAGGACGAAGCCATTCGCTTCATCGATCAGATTCATGTCGACGACGACGTGCTGGTCATCTCTTTCGACGATGAAGTGCACCTCGATAGTGACTTTACCCGCAGCAAGCCAGCTACCGAACGGGCTATCAAGGGAACTCGTACCGGGGGATCCACCCAGCTCTATGAAGCCGTCTACCTCGCCCTGCAGCAGAAGCTCCGTCCCAGACCGGAACGAAAGGCCATGGTGCTCTTCACCGATGGCGTCGACACCGCCAGCCCCACTTCTACGCGGAGTGAAACCATCGAACTGGCCAAAGAGGCCGATACGCTCATCTACCCGATCTTTTTCGACACCCGGTACGATAGGGGGCCCATGTCCCGCAACCGGAGACCTCCCTCGAGGAGGGGAGGCGGCACCACGGGTATTCCGACCGGCGGGGGGCAGGTCGGGTTGCCGACCGGTGGGGGTACAGTCGGATTGCCGACCGGTGGGGGACGCGTCGGATTGCCCGTGCCCTCTCGCCGCCCAACTTCTCGCCGCCGGCCTCCTCCAAGCCGCGACCCCCGATTCCCCACCGGCGTCGGCCTCGGCCGAAGCGACGCGGAATATGACCAGGGCCGCGAGTATCTGCAACAGTTGGCAGAGGTCACTGGGGGCACCCTTTACGTCTCCGAGGGCCTCCGCAACCTGGGCGATGCTTTCCAGGAAATTGCCGCCGAGCTGAGCAGCCAGTACAGCCTGGCCTACAGTCCCACCAACAAGAAAAATGACGGCAGGTTTCGCCGCATCAAGATCGAGATCGACCTCCCGAATGTCATCGTCAGAGCCAAGCGTGGCTACTACAGCCGTCCGTTCTAG